ACCCCAAACTCCCCTCTCCGAACTCCTCACTCAAGATCCTGATGCTTGAAGATGTCCCAACAGACGCTGATTTAAACGAGCATGAACTGCGCAAGGCAGGGATTGCATTTACATCCAGACGTGTGGATACAAGGGATGATTTTATCAAGGGGCTTGATGAGTTTGCCCCTGATATAATCCTTGCTGACTATAAACTCCCTGCCTTTGACGGACTTTCTGCGCTGGAAATCGCAAAAGAAAAATCTCCAGATGCGCCCTTTATCTTTGTTACAGGCGCAATGGGCGAGGAATGGGCTGTTGAGTCATTTAAGAAAGGCGCAACAGATTATGTCCTTAAAGACCGT
This portion of the Deltaproteobacteria bacterium genome encodes:
- a CDS encoding response regulator; amino-acid sequence: MSKNYSAPSSPNSSLPTPNSELRTPNPKLPSPNSSLKILMLEDVPTDADLNEHELRKAGIAFTSRRVDTRDDFIKGLDEFAPDIILADYKLPAFDGLSALEIAKEKSPDAPFIFVTGAMGEEWAVESFKKGATDYVLKDRLYRLAPVVHRAMEEADKAIKRKQAEKKIAEQMDYLVRFEKAAVNREFRIKELRDENEALKKTIKEMEKR